The Methanobacterium alcaliphilum nucleotide sequence TTGAATGAAAATATCATGAAATTTGACCATGTTCGTAATATAATGGTTTAACGAAGATAAATAAACTTTTTCACTTTGAAATTGAACTTCAGATTTCATCAAATTTAGAATTTTCTAAAACTGATGAATGGACCATTAAAATTTTTTTCTTTAGTTAGGTATAACCTGTTCATTTGGTTATATTTCATGTTTACCATTTTTTAAGTATGATATAATTACTTATATATACAAATTAATATTTATTATTAGAATCAATATTTAAACTAATTAGTTAGTCTAATCATTTTGTAACATTTAAGATAATATTCCCCTTTTCTTTTTCATATTATTTGATGTATTTTAGTATTGCGGCCCAGGGTAGGGCTACTCTTATTATTTTTCTCTCAGAAATGCCAGGAGCAGTAATGTTATCACTGTTTTTTTATCTAAATAGACAGCCTAATATATTAGTAATTCTTAACTTCTAATTATGAAGAACCGCATCTTCACAAACAAGTATATTTGGTTTATTAAGATTTTGATTAGATATGATAATTCCATGCCCCCCTGAATATTTAATTAATAATTTTTAAAATAAGAAGATGATAATATGACATACGTAGATGATGTATTAGAAGATCTGAAGAGAAAAAATCCGTATGAACCCGAGTTCATACAGACTGCCACTGAGATTTTAAGATGTCTTAATGTAGTATTTGAAAGGCATCCTGAATTTCAGGAAGCAAAGATTTTAGAAAGATTTTTAGAACCTGAAAGAGTGATTATGTTTAGAGTACCCTGGGTTGATGATAATGGCAAAGTTCAGGTAAATCGAGGTTTTCGTGTTCAGTTTAACAGTGCACTGGGCCCCTATAAGGGAGGGCTTCGTTTTCATGAGTCGGTTAATTTATCGGTTTTTAAATTATTAGCATTAGAACAGATTTTAAAAAACAGCCTTACCGGCATGTCAATAGGCGGTGCAAAGGGTGGAAGTGATTTTAATCCAAAAGGAAGATCCGATGCTGAGGTTATGAGATTCTGCCAGAGTTTCATGACTGAACTTAAAAATTATATAGGTCCTGAAATTGATGTCCCAGCAGGAGATATTGGTGTGGGTTTAAGAGAAGTGGGATACCTATTTGGGCAGTATAATAAAATTACAAATAGACATAACTGTGTATTAACCGGAAGCGGAATAGAATATGGTGGATCTCTTGTAAGAAGAGAAGCCACAGGCTATGGCCTTATTTATATATTGGAAGAAGCTTTAAAAGCAAGGGGAGAAATTTTGGAAGGTAAAAAGATAATAGTTTCTGGTTCTGGGAATGTGGCCATATATGCAGCTGAAAAGGCTATACAACTTGGAGCAACAGTTATTGCTATGTCTGACTCAAAAGGTTACATTTATGACGAAAATGGAATATCTATTCCCTTTGTAAAAGATATCAAAGAAGAAAAAAGAAAATGTATCTATGAATACTTAAATGATTTTCCTGATACCCTCTATAAAGAAGGAAGTAAAGGCCTTTGGAATATAAAATGTGATATAGCCCTTCCCTGTGCTACCCAAAATGAGTTAGATGAAGAATCAGCAATAAAACTTATTAATAATGGAGTAAAATATGTCGCAGAAGGAGCAAATAAGCCATCAACGCCTGAAGCTACTAAATTATTCTTAAAATCCGGATTAATTTTCTTACCAGGAAAAGCAGCTAATGCTGGAGGAGTTACAACCAGTGTGCTGGAAATGGCACAAAGAAGCTCAAATATGCACTGGTCATTTGAAGAGGTTGATGCCCGATTAAAAAGAACCATGGTTGATATATATAGAAATATTGATAAAATGGCTAAAGAATATGGATTTGAAGGTAACTATGTAGTTGGAGCTAATATTGCAGGATTTATTAAAGTTGCAAAGGCAATGCTGGCTCAGGGAATTGTTTAATAACTATATATGTATATTCAGTTAGGAGTAAGATACTTAAAAATTCATATATAATTTATTAGGTTGAAGAAGCTTTTCCAATAAAACAAGGATTGAAACTTTACTTCAAAATCGTGATCTTGATGTTTTAGTAAAATTCAACAAAAGTGCTAATCTAGTGGATCTGGTAGGATTATTTCAGTTTCTAGAAGATGAAATTCATATAAAGATTAATGTGGTCCCTATTGACACAGTTCGCAAGGAAATAAAAAAACAGATCATAAAGGAGTCCATCCTAGTATTAGGGATCCTATGCTTTATCTAAAAGATATTTTAGAAGCTATGGATTTTATTGAACTATTTATGGTGAAATGGACTTCCATGAATTCAAGAAGACTATAAAACTTCAAGTGCAGTTATCAGAAAACCGTCAAAAACAAGTTTTCGCGGGGCCGAAAATTTACAATTTTCGAGCATTTGAGATTATCGGAGAAGCCACTCAAAACCTACCAGAAGACATTAAAAAAGGATATCCTGACATTTCATGAGATCAATGGCTGGAATGCGAGATAAACTTATTCATTTTTACTTTGGAATCAAATATGAGAGTTTGGCGAACTATTAAAGATGTGATTCCCCAATTAAGGGCATATTTAATTGAGATTTACAAAAAATAAATTATAATTCTAATTTTCCTTTAGATTCTTTATATTTTTCAACATTGAATGAGAATAAACCATAGTTTTAATGAAAGTCATTTTAATCAGAGTTTAGAATGTTACTATTAACAACTTTGCAGCCATGATTATTTTTAGGTTATTATGATTATTTTATTGAAGTTATATAGAATTAGAAATCAGAAAATGCCAAAAATTGATAAAAATCTTTGAATACTTTATTAAGATAAAATCAGCCTAACTGACAAGAAATTATAAAATTATCTCATGATTCATATTCGGATATATAACTTATCTTTATAGAAAACCTGAATTTATGAACATATTCACAAAGTATTATGGAAGAAAATGTTTAATCATTGTTTTGACCCCAAAAAAGAATGTTTCATTGGAAAACTTAAGAAACTTAAAATTAGCATACTTAACATGAAAATAATTAAACTGAAAATACCTGATGATGAATTATTATTCTTTAATCATAAAGTATTGAAGACTTAAACGAAGTTACGCAGGTTCATTTCCAAAGCTGTTTTTTGACCAAATAAAATTCTTTAAAATAGACTAGTATTGTGCATTACATATAGGGTGGCCAGTTTAAATACAGTAATTTCTTAATTTTTGAAAATTTATATATTTTCGACGCTATTTTTTATAATTTCCATAAAATCTTAAGTTCCATTAATGAGAACTAGAAATCATTCAAATTTAAATAAGTTCTACGAATCATTTTTACCCCCTATTTTTATTAAAATATAAAGAAAAAAATATTACTAAAAATCTTAAAATTATAATTATAAAAAATAAGGGCTCCACCCCAATTAGCCCATTTTTTTAAGATTTAGGAAATTATTCACTTACCATAAATTTTTTATCCTTCATCAAAGTTTTTCTACCCCATATTATAAGAACCAACACTGCAGTGGCCAAAATCAATATAATATAAAAGAGTAAGGCACTTTGAACTTCAAAAACAGGGAACAGGATAAATGTGGATAAATTCAAGGAAGTGTGGAATAGTAAAGCAGCTAAGATACTCCTCCCCGTATTATTGTATATCCAGGTAAATAATATGGAAATCAAACTCATGGTTATAAGAGCCCCTATGAATAAAGAAATGGCCATACCGTACTGAGGTCCGGCAGCACCAGCAGCAAAATTGAGCGGGAAGTGCCACACCGCCCAGATCACTCCTAAAATGATACTTGAAGTTAGTGCACTGCGGTTTTTTTGAAGCCTATCCAGAGCATATCCTCGCCATCCAAATTCTTCCTGCAGGGGACCTCCTAAAAGTAAGAGGTAAAAGAACCAGAAGCCAATAAGCCATGGTTCATAAAAAATACTCAACCCCGGCAGGGGATCTCCCAGAAATGAGGATATAATTAGTGAAACCCCAGTAATAAAAGGCATTAATAGTAATATAGGTATTAACCATAATTTATGAAATTTATAATCAACCCCTCTTTTTAATAATCCAAAAACACCCTCTTTGCCATTATTGAAGTAGGTTAGTAAAAATGCTGCTACAAATGGACCCCAGGCCCCTAAATTAAAAGGACCCATGAAAAAGTCAGCTAAAAGTGAGGGAAAGGATATTCCATGAGTAATTAAAATAGGAGGTATCCAGAAAAACCAGGAAAAAAGAAAGGTTATTATGAAAAATAAATACAAATTCCGTTTTTCAGAAATCTGCACAGGATTATGGGATTCTGATTTATTTGAATTCATGAATATTATTTATTTAATTTAATATTATATAATTATACATATATTGAGGATTGTTTGATAATGAAAACTTTAAAGAGAAATATAGTAGTTTCCAGTTTTTATTTTTAATAGTTATTTTTTTATT carries:
- the gdhA gene encoding NADP-specific glutamate dehydrogenase, with the translated sequence MTYVDDVLEDLKRKNPYEPEFIQTATEILRCLNVVFERHPEFQEAKILERFLEPERVIMFRVPWVDDNGKVQVNRGFRVQFNSALGPYKGGLRFHESVNLSVFKLLALEQILKNSLTGMSIGGAKGGSDFNPKGRSDAEVMRFCQSFMTELKNYIGPEIDVPAGDIGVGLREVGYLFGQYNKITNRHNCVLTGSGIEYGGSLVRREATGYGLIYILEEALKARGEILEGKKIIVSGSGNVAIYAAEKAIQLGATVIAMSDSKGYIYDENGISIPFVKDIKEEKRKCIYEYLNDFPDTLYKEGSKGLWNIKCDIALPCATQNELDEESAIKLINNGVKYVAEGANKPSTPEATKLFLKSGLIFLPGKAANAGGVTTSVLEMAQRSSNMHWSFEEVDARLKRTMVDIYRNIDKMAKEYGFEGNYVVGANIAGFIKVAKAMLAQGIV
- a CDS encoding type II CAAX endopeptidase family protein, encoding MNSNKSESHNPVQISEKRNLYLFFIITFLFSWFFWIPPILITHGISFPSLLADFFMGPFNLGAWGPFVAAFLLTYFNNGKEGVFGLLKRGVDYKFHKLWLIPILLLMPFITGVSLIISSFLGDPLPGLSIFYEPWLIGFWFFYLLLLGGPLQEEFGWRGYALDRLQKNRSALTSSIILGVIWAVWHFPLNFAAGAAGPQYGMAISLFIGALITMSLISILFTWIYNNTGRSILAALLFHTSLNLSTFILFPVFEVQSALLFYIILILATAVLVLIIWGRKTLMKDKKFMVSE